The proteins below come from a single Pyramidobacter porci genomic window:
- the trpS gene encoding tryptophan--tRNA ligase, translating into MTVNEATRTERKKVILSGIQPTGIFTLGNYIGAVRNWGKMQEDYDCAYFIADLHSLTVRQEPAKLRKQTLDAFALLLACGIDPEKSLVFIQSHVHAHAELSWILSCYSMFGELSRMTQFKDKSAKHVDNVNAGLFTYPALMAADILLYQADFVPVGEDQRQHLEFTRDVAARFNNIYGEVFRMPDAYIPEAGARIMSLQEPTKKMSKSDTNVNAFISILDEPNAIVNKFKRAVTDSETVVCYREGKDGINNLMSIYSVVTGESYDRIERDFAGKGYGDFKLAVGEAVAEELRPIREKFAALTADKAALEALYRKGAETAAHIAERTLGKVKKKLGLLPR; encoded by the coding sequence ATGACAGTGAACGAAGCGACGCGGACGGAACGGAAAAAAGTGATTCTCAGCGGCATCCAGCCGACGGGGATTTTTACGCTGGGCAACTACATCGGCGCGGTGCGCAACTGGGGCAAAATGCAGGAGGATTACGACTGCGCCTATTTCATCGCCGACCTGCACTCGCTGACGGTGCGCCAGGAGCCGGCCAAACTGCGCAAGCAGACGTTGGACGCTTTTGCGCTGCTGCTGGCCTGCGGCATCGATCCCGAAAAGAGCCTGGTTTTCATTCAGAGCCACGTCCACGCTCACGCCGAACTGAGCTGGATCCTGTCCTGCTATTCCATGTTCGGCGAGTTGTCGCGCATGACCCAGTTCAAGGACAAGTCGGCCAAGCACGTCGACAACGTCAACGCCGGGCTGTTTACCTATCCCGCGCTGATGGCGGCCGACATTCTGCTTTACCAGGCCGATTTCGTCCCCGTCGGGGAAGACCAGCGCCAGCATCTGGAGTTCACCCGCGACGTGGCGGCCCGCTTCAACAACATCTACGGCGAGGTGTTCCGCATGCCCGACGCCTACATTCCCGAGGCCGGCGCGCGCATCATGTCGCTGCAGGAGCCGACGAAGAAGATGTCCAAGTCGGACACGAACGTCAACGCGTTCATCTCCATCCTCGACGAGCCGAACGCCATCGTCAACAAGTTCAAGCGCGCCGTCACCGACAGCGAGACCGTCGTCTGTTACCGCGAAGGCAAGGACGGCATCAACAACCTGATGAGCATTTATTCGGTCGTCACCGGCGAAAGCTACGACCGGATCGAGCGCGACTTCGCCGGCAAGGGCTACGGCGATTTCAAGCTCGCCGTCGGCGAAGCCGTCGCGGAAGAGCTGCGCCCGATCCGCGAAAAATTCGCGGCGCTGACGGCCGACAAGGCGGCG